In Miscanthus floridulus cultivar M001 chromosome 5, ASM1932011v1, whole genome shotgun sequence, one genomic interval encodes:
- the LOC136452393 gene encoding uncharacterized protein yields the protein MSYGSSSSGGRGGRRVEYGRTYVVRPKGRHQATIVWLHGLGDNGASWSQLLDSLPLPNVKWICPTAPTRPVTSFGGFPCTAWFDVDETSLDGHADIEGLDASAAHVANLLSSEPSDVSLGIGGFSMGAAAALHSAACYAHGRFTNGIAYPINLRVVVGLSGWLPCSRTLRSKIESSQLALRKASSLPILLNHGIADEVVTYRNGERSAEILRNSGFQYTYFKPYNGLGHYTIPEEMDDVSKWLRSTLGL from the exons ATGAGCTATGGGAGCAGCTCTTCTG GCGGGCGAGGGGGGCGCCGTGTGGAGTACGGCCGGACGTACGTGGTGAGGCCCAAAGGGAGGCACCAGGCCACCATTGTGTGGCTCCATGGCCTCGGCGACAATGGCGCCAG CTGGTCCCAGCTCCTGGATTCTCTTCCACTGCCCAAT GTTAAATGGATTTGCCCTACTGCACCAACACGGCCTGTCACGTCTTTCGGTGGATTCCCTTGCACTGCAT GGTTTGATGTGGACGAAACTTCATTGGATGGCCATGCTGATATCGAAGGGCTGGATGCTTCAGCCGCACATGTGGCAAACCTACTGTCGTCCGAGCCATCTGATG TGAGCCTTGGGATAGGAGGATTCAGCATGGGTGCTGCCGCTGCCCTCCACTCTGCTGCATGCTATGCTCATGGGAGATTCACAAACGGCATTGCCTATCCGATCAACCTCAGGGTCGTCGTTGGTTTAAGTGGCTGGCTTCCTTGCTCAAG GACCCTAAggagcaagattgagagctcgcaGCTTGCTCTTAGAAAAGCTTCTAGCTTGCCAATCCTGCTCAACCATGGAATAG CCGATGAGGTTGTCACCTACAGGAACGGCGAGAGGTCGGCTGAGATTCTACGGAACTCGGGATTCCAGTATACCTATTTCAAACCCTACAATGG ACTTGGTCACTATACTATCCCTGAAGAGATGGACGACGTCAGCAAGTGGCTCAGGTCAACGTTGGGACTTTGA
- the LOC136450096 gene encoding uncharacterized protein — protein MPKDRSSRVSSYESRRARASPYISASHGQTSSSRRSEESSAAAAAAAAKQAAEWEDVRCPVCMDHPHNAVLLVCSSHEKGCRPFMCDTSSRHSNCYDQYRKASKDSGTECSECQQQVQLSCPLCRGPVSDCIKDYDARRYMNTKVRSCTMESCEFRGAYQELRKHARVEHPAARPMEVDPERQRDWRRMEQQRDLGDLMSMLRSGFSSNIEDDSGGLGAIEEGEEEAERTPTAITMVFIMPSRGSIMQYLTERSRAIILVSRRRASSGSGDAEATAPDSEEGDDPMPSAEASAGSHHASEEEEADDDLAQ, from the coding sequence ATGCCGAAGGACAGGAGCTCCCGCGTTTCCTCTTATGAGAGCCGTCGGGCTCGTGCCTCCCCATACATCTCAGCGTCTCATGGACAGACCAGTTCTTCTCGCCGGTCAGAAGAGTCTTCTGCGGctgcagcagcggcagcagcgaAGCAAGCTGCAGAGTGGGAGGATGTTCGGTGCCCGGTCTGCATGGACCACCCGCACAACGCTGTCCTGCTGGTCTGCTCGTCACATGAGAAGGGGTGCCGCCCCTTCATGTGTGACACCAGCTCGCGCCACTCCAATTGCTATGACCAGTACCGCAAGGCCTCCAAGGATTCAGGGACAGAATGCAGCGAGTGCCAGCAGCAGGTTCAGCTCTCGTGCCCACTGTGCCGTGGGCCAGTCAGCGATTGCATCAAGGACTACGACGCGCGAAGGTACATGAACACCAAGGTCCGATCGTGCACCATGGAGTCGTGCGAGTTCAGGGGCGCCTACCAGGAGCTGAGGAAGCATGCTAGGGTGGAGCATCCAGCGGCGAGGCCAATGGAGGTAGACCCTGAACGGCAGCGGGATTGGCGCCGGATGGAGCAGCAGCGGGACCTTGGGGACTTGATGAGCATGCTGCGTTCAGGGTTCAGCAGCAATATCGAGGACGACAGTGGTGGACTTGGAGCCATcgaagaaggggaagaggaagcTGAAAGGACTCCGACCGCCATAACAATGGTCTTCATCATGCCATCTAGAGGCTCGATCATGCAGTACTTAACAGAACGCAGTAGGGCGATCATTCTGGTCAGTCGGAGGCGAGCAAGCAGTGGCAGTGGTGATGCTGAAGCCACAGCACCAGACAGCGAGGAAGGTGATGACCCTATGCCATCGGCGGAGGCATCTGCTGGTTCACATCATGCTTCTGAAGAAGAGGAGGCTGATGATGACCTTGCCCAATGA